The following proteins are co-located in the Brachybacterium sacelli genome:
- a CDS encoding sugar phosphate isomerase/epimerase family protein — protein MNTPPSERLGTGTPRLSLNRWTFRTTAIQEFLEVAASHGIDAVGLWRQDVAEVGLDALRRRVDDAGLRVSSLCRGGFLTAAADADRAEALEDNRRAIDETAALGAPTLVLVVGGISREDKDIAGARSRVTEAIATLAPYAEERGVTLSLEPLHPMFAADRAVVSTLDQALDIAEASGSPAAGVVVDTYHVWWDPYLERAIKRAAAAERLWSYQVCDWNLPLAAEPLHSRGYMGDGYIDFPAITTMIREAGYTGDIEVEIFNEDVWATPADDAASIIAERFGQLVLPHA, from the coding sequence ATGAACACCCCACCCTCTGAGCGTCTGGGCACCGGCACCCCGCGGCTGTCCCTGAACCGCTGGACGTTCCGCACCACGGCGATCCAGGAGTTCCTCGAGGTCGCCGCCTCCCACGGGATCGACGCCGTGGGACTGTGGCGCCAGGACGTCGCCGAGGTGGGCCTCGATGCCCTGCGCCGCCGGGTCGACGACGCCGGGCTGCGGGTGAGCAGCCTGTGCCGCGGCGGCTTCCTCACCGCAGCCGCCGACGCCGATCGCGCCGAGGCGCTCGAGGACAACCGGCGGGCGATCGACGAGACCGCAGCCCTCGGCGCCCCCACGCTGGTGCTCGTCGTCGGCGGCATCAGCCGCGAGGACAAGGACATCGCCGGGGCTCGGTCCCGGGTCACCGAGGCCATCGCGACCCTCGCCCCCTACGCCGAGGAGCGCGGGGTGACGCTCTCCCTCGAACCCCTGCACCCGATGTTCGCCGCCGACCGTGCCGTGGTCTCCACCCTCGACCAGGCACTCGACATCGCCGAGGCCTCCGGCAGCCCCGCCGCCGGCGTCGTCGTGGACACCTACCACGTGTGGTGGGATCCGTATCTCGAGCGCGCCATCAAGCGGGCCGCCGCCGCGGAGCGCCTCTGGAGCTACCAGGTGTGCGACTGGAACCTGCCGCTGGCCGCCGAACCGCTGCACTCACGCGGCTACATGGGCGACGGCTACATCGACTTCCCCGCCATCACCACGATGATCAGAGAGGCCGGCTACACCGGTGACATCGAGGTCGAGATCTTCAACGAGGACGTCTGGGCCACCCCGGCCGACGACGCCGCCTCGATCATCGCCGAGCGCTTCGGGCAGCTGGTGCTGCCGCACGCGTGA
- a CDS encoding LacI family DNA-binding transcriptional regulator codes for MPAVRLSDVAQDAGVSLATASRVLNGSTRVPGKAVAEKVEASALKLGYVPNAQAQALARSRSGLIGLVVHDIVDPYFATIAREVQQQVFASQSQVLFTQTDREIDTEIRALRSLIAQQVDALVLVGSHRYGNDSDAALTALLEGFARNGGRVVGMGQSLGVGRTIVPDNAAAAHELATALIVGGHRRFAVVQGIAGIPSAGDRTGGFIAALTEAGIEPELSIEVGLTRDGGHVLAQQIQEHLAAAPDDPVGESLPLCVFAPADVMALGALGELRRLGIDVPGQVAVAGFGGVPDADDANPTLTTIALPLHEMARQAVDWVLEQPDEGSAIGPEGSEGGAAHEAADTSPEGSAEETPSEVHVRGDVLLRESTALAASD; via the coding sequence ATGCCCGCCGTTCGTCTCAGTGACGTCGCCCAGGACGCCGGGGTCTCCCTGGCGACCGCCTCCCGCGTGCTCAACGGGTCCACCCGAGTGCCCGGCAAGGCCGTCGCCGAGAAGGTGGAGGCCTCCGCGCTCAAGCTCGGCTACGTGCCCAATGCCCAGGCCCAGGCCCTGGCTCGGTCGCGCTCGGGCCTGATCGGACTCGTGGTCCACGACATCGTCGACCCCTACTTCGCGACCATCGCCCGCGAGGTCCAGCAGCAGGTGTTCGCCTCGCAGTCCCAGGTGCTGTTCACGCAGACCGATCGTGAGATCGACACCGAGATCCGGGCGCTGCGCTCGCTGATCGCCCAGCAGGTAGACGCCCTGGTGCTGGTGGGCTCCCACCGCTACGGCAACGACTCCGACGCCGCCCTCACCGCCCTGCTCGAGGGCTTCGCCCGCAACGGCGGCCGCGTGGTGGGCATGGGGCAGTCCCTGGGCGTGGGGCGCACGATCGTCCCCGACAACGCCGCGGCCGCACATGAGTTGGCCACGGCGCTGATCGTCGGGGGCCACCGGCGCTTCGCCGTGGTCCAGGGCATCGCCGGGATCCCTTCGGCCGGGGACCGCACCGGTGGTTTCATCGCCGCGCTCACGGAGGCCGGCATCGAGCCGGAGCTGAGCATCGAGGTGGGGCTGACCCGCGACGGCGGCCATGTGCTGGCCCAGCAGATCCAGGAGCACCTCGCGGCCGCCCCCGACGATCCGGTCGGGGAGTCGCTGCCGCTGTGCGTGTTCGCTCCGGCCGACGTGATGGCCCTCGGGGCGCTCGGCGAGCTGCGCCGCCTGGGGATCGACGTGCCCGGCCAGGTCGCGGTCGCGGGCTTCGGCGGAGTTCCCGACGCCGACGACGCCAACCCGACGCTGACCACGATCGCCCTGCCCCTGCACGAGATGGCGCGTCAGGCCGTGGACTGGGTGCTCGAGCAGCCCGACGAGGGCTCGGCCATCGGCCCGGAGGGCTCCGAGGGCGGCGCCGCGCACGAGGCGGCGGACACGTCACCGGAGGGCTCTGCCGAGGAGACGCCGTCGGAGGTGCATGTGCGCGGTGACGTGCTGCTGCGCGAGTCGACAGCATTGGCCGCCTCCGACTGA
- a CDS encoding glycosyl hydrolase family 95 catalytic domain-containing protein — MTDPTLLRRTGAASRWLEALPLGNGRIGAMAWGDPGVARFGLNESTYWSGSPTSTAGHRTAHPEASRLLARGRELFTADHVAEAQELLEGLGAAWSQAYQPVGDLVLTGGAGAHGELERLLDLERAEHVVRTPAGEHRTFISVADDVLVHAFPLAPGSEVEVELDSPQVEEHRATAAGQLAVVLRAPSDAPPERHLAPMAWDEEGAGRVAVVVRSRRDGDRALVVCALATTWQGLGEQPDKSPADVLAAATAQAEAALERGEDELHRRHLAHPLPGAHEVALTLSGAEDSALLATCFAYGRHLLASSSRPGLPPATLQGIWNAQVLAPWSSNYTVNINLEMNHWAAGVAHVPDAAAALEGYTAMLREVGAETARRLYGADGWTVHHNSDPWGYSDPVRGDPKWATWPMGGLWLERELDSLSAFTGEDPQDIAERRFPRRRGAAAFALDLLHESADGHLVTFPSTSPENEWVTAAGRAVALSEGTGMDRWLLREVLEALVADAELLGRLEDPVVARAVAALPLILAPRVGADGRVLEWHADALAEIEPTHRHVSHLGFLYPGSEEVEESVEQAVAASLEGRGDEATGWSLVWKTCLWARLHRPDRVQALLEMFLRPAENPDGSERSGLYPNLFSAHPPFQIDGNLGLVAALAECLIQSHRGEIELLPALPALMADGSVRGLRARPGVAVDMSWVDATLTSLTLRAVGPGALGTHRVRCGEHEVTIELADENPAQVDVDGLRR; from the coding sequence ATGACGGACCCGACCCTGCTGCGCCGCACCGGCGCCGCCAGCCGCTGGCTCGAGGCGCTGCCCCTGGGCAACGGACGGATCGGCGCAATGGCCTGGGGCGATCCCGGCGTCGCCCGGTTCGGACTGAACGAATCCACGTACTGGTCCGGCTCCCCCACCTCCACCGCTGGCCACCGCACCGCGCACCCAGAGGCCTCGCGGCTCCTCGCCCGTGGCCGGGAACTGTTCACGGCCGATCATGTGGCCGAGGCACAGGAGCTGCTGGAAGGGCTCGGGGCGGCCTGGTCGCAGGCGTATCAGCCCGTCGGTGACCTGGTCCTCACCGGTGGCGCGGGCGCTCATGGTGAGCTCGAGCGCCTGCTCGATCTGGAGCGCGCCGAGCACGTGGTGCGCACCCCCGCCGGCGAGCACCGCACCTTCATCAGCGTCGCCGACGACGTCCTCGTCCACGCCTTTCCTCTGGCGCCGGGTTCCGAGGTCGAGGTCGAGCTGGACTCGCCCCAGGTGGAGGAGCATCGAGCGACCGCCGCCGGCCAACTCGCCGTGGTGCTCCGCGCCCCCTCGGACGCTCCGCCGGAACGTCACCTCGCCCCGATGGCCTGGGACGAGGAGGGAGCCGGCCGCGTCGCCGTCGTGGTGCGCAGTCGCCGCGACGGCGACCGCGCGCTGGTGGTCTGCGCCCTGGCCACCACCTGGCAAGGTCTCGGCGAGCAGCCGGACAAGTCACCGGCCGACGTCCTGGCCGCGGCGACGGCGCAGGCCGAGGCGGCGCTGGAGCGCGGCGAGGACGAGCTTCACCGCCGCCACCTCGCCCATCCGCTGCCGGGCGCGCACGAGGTCGCCCTGACCTTGAGCGGCGCGGAGGACTCCGCGCTGCTGGCGACGTGCTTCGCCTATGGCCGCCACCTGCTCGCCTCCTCCTCGCGGCCGGGCCTGCCGCCTGCGACGCTGCAGGGCATCTGGAATGCCCAGGTACTGGCTCCGTGGTCCTCGAACTACACGGTCAACATCAATCTGGAGATGAACCACTGGGCGGCCGGGGTCGCCCACGTCCCCGACGCCGCCGCAGCGCTGGAGGGGTACACCGCGATGCTGCGGGAGGTCGGGGCCGAGACCGCCCGTCGGCTCTACGGGGCCGACGGCTGGACCGTGCACCACAACTCCGACCCCTGGGGGTACTCCGACCCCGTACGCGGCGACCCCAAGTGGGCGACCTGGCCGATGGGCGGGCTGTGGCTCGAGCGTGAGCTCGACTCGCTGAGCGCCTTCACCGGCGAGGACCCGCAGGACATCGCCGAGCGCCGCTTCCCCAGGCGGCGCGGCGCGGCCGCCTTCGCCCTGGATCTGCTGCACGAGAGCGCGGACGGGCATCTGGTCACCTTCCCCTCGACCTCCCCGGAGAACGAATGGGTCACCGCCGCGGGCAGAGCCGTCGCCCTCAGCGAGGGCACCGGGATGGACCGCTGGCTCCTGCGCGAAGTGCTCGAGGCGCTGGTGGCCGATGCCGAGCTGCTGGGCCGGCTCGAGGACCCGGTGGTGGCCCGCGCCGTGGCGGCCCTCCCCCTGATCCTCGCCCCCCGCGTCGGCGCGGACGGACGAGTGCTCGAGTGGCACGCCGACGCGCTGGCCGAGATCGAACCGACCCACCGCCACGTCTCCCACCTGGGCTTCCTCTATCCCGGCAGCGAGGAGGTCGAGGAGAGTGTGGAGCAGGCGGTGGCCGCCTCGCTCGAAGGCCGCGGTGACGAGGCCACCGGCTGGTCGCTGGTGTGGAAGACCTGCCTGTGGGCGCGCCTGCATCGTCCGGACCGCGTCCAGGCCCTGTTGGAGATGTTCCTCCGCCCGGCGGAGAACCCGGACGGCAGCGAGCGCAGCGGCCTGTACCCGAACCTGTTCTCCGCCCATCCCCCGTTCCAGATCGACGGGAACCTGGGCCTGGTCGCGGCGCTCGCGGAATGCCTGATCCAGAGCCACCGCGGCGAGATCGAGCTGCTGCCTGCGCTGCCGGCGCTGATGGCCGACGGGTCCGTGCGAGGGCTGCGGGCCCGGCCGGGGGTCGCCGTGGACATGAGCTGGGTGGACGCCACGCTGACCTCGCTGACCCTGCGCGCCGTGGGACCGGGAGCGCTGGGAACCCACCGCGTGCGGTGCGGCGAGCACGAGGTGACCATCGAACTTGCCGACGAGAACCCAGCGCAGGTCGACGTGGACGGGCTGCGCAGGTAG
- a CDS encoding glutaredoxin family protein, with product MHRGTLPTLVVGTLAVAALALVLGADDHRDGVIVGVVGELGVIAVALWSGRRGRHTPWPRAMAALAPGRALVLWKPGCLYCERLMLQLRKDPRVIWVNVWRDEEAKARVREVNGGDELTPTALIGEDVLRNPTAQELRERLSRVR from the coding sequence ATGCACCGCGGAACCCTGCCGACCCTCGTCGTGGGCACGCTCGCGGTCGCCGCGCTGGCGCTCGTGCTCGGAGCGGACGACCACCGCGACGGCGTGATAGTCGGGGTGGTCGGTGAGCTCGGGGTCATCGCGGTCGCTCTCTGGTCCGGCCGGCGCGGCCGCCACACGCCCTGGCCGCGCGCGATGGCGGCACTCGCTCCCGGTCGAGCCCTGGTGCTGTGGAAGCCGGGTTGTCTCTATTGCGAGCGGCTGATGCTGCAGCTCCGCAAGGACCCGCGCGTGATCTGGGTGAACGTCTGGCGGGATGAGGAGGCGAAGGCACGGGTTCGCGAGGTCAACGGTGGTGACGAGCTCACGCCAACGGCTCTAATCGGTGAGGACGTGCTGCGCAACCCCACGGCGCAGGAGCTTCGGGAACGGCTCTCGAGGGTGCGCTGA
- a CDS encoding DUF993 family protein, which produces METLQLTLLDDDGSLRRIALDEAPAFARPSGPLRSRVVFAAVHVVPRADGDNTPGAPADIDWDATSAFRRTMWSRGLGVADAMDTAQRNMGLDPSATRELIARTARGAREALTDPEIAAVFPEGAQVRDLVVAGVSTDQRSEHQLSLDEIVEAYIEQLQATEATGAGAVLMASRHLARVATSAAEYEDVYRRVLEAATEPVVLHWLGTAFDPQLEGYFGSTDTAAGAETLLRIIAEDPTRIRGVKMSLLDDAAEIAVREKLPAGVRMLTGDDFHFSHLIVGDGTGTTEPGAEQAPGEYSDALLGAFAATAPAASAAVQALDAGDPDEARRILDASEELGRHVFSAPTFHYKTGVAFLAWLNGHQQAFTMVGGMHSARSLPHLSRTVELAATTGNLEDPALAAERWHAMLRLAGYDLEDATGASA; this is translated from the coding sequence GTGGAGACCCTGCAGCTGACCCTGCTGGATGACGACGGCTCGCTGCGCCGCATCGCACTGGATGAGGCGCCGGCCTTCGCGCGGCCGAGCGGTCCGCTGCGCTCCCGCGTCGTCTTCGCCGCCGTGCACGTCGTCCCCCGGGCGGACGGGGACAACACCCCCGGTGCCCCCGCCGACATCGACTGGGACGCCACGTCGGCCTTCCGTCGCACCATGTGGTCCCGTGGCCTCGGAGTGGCCGACGCGATGGACACCGCCCAGCGCAACATGGGCCTGGACCCCTCCGCCACCCGCGAGCTGATCGCCCGCACCGCGCGGGGCGCCCGCGAGGCGCTCACGGATCCCGAGATCGCCGCGGTGTTCCCCGAGGGTGCGCAGGTGCGCGACCTCGTGGTGGCCGGGGTCTCCACCGATCAGCGCAGCGAGCACCAGCTGAGCCTGGACGAGATCGTCGAAGCCTACATCGAGCAGCTGCAGGCCACCGAGGCCACCGGCGCGGGAGCGGTGCTCATGGCCAGCCGCCATCTGGCGCGCGTGGCGACCTCGGCCGCCGAGTACGAGGACGTCTACCGCCGCGTGCTCGAGGCGGCCACCGAGCCCGTCGTCCTGCACTGGCTGGGCACCGCCTTCGACCCCCAGCTGGAGGGTTACTTCGGCTCGACCGACACGGCAGCCGGTGCGGAGACGCTGCTGCGCATCATCGCCGAGGACCCGACCCGGATCCGCGGCGTGAAGATGAGCCTGCTGGACGACGCCGCCGAGATCGCCGTGCGCGAGAAGCTGCCCGCCGGGGTGCGGATGCTCACCGGCGACGACTTCCACTTCTCCCACCTCATCGTCGGCGACGGCACCGGCACCACCGAGCCGGGAGCCGAGCAGGCACCCGGCGAGTACTCCGACGCCCTTCTCGGGGCATTCGCCGCCACCGCCCCCGCGGCCTCCGCCGCCGTGCAAGCGCTGGACGCGGGCGATCCCGACGAGGCCCGCCGCATCCTCGACGCCTCCGAGGAGCTGGGACGCCACGTGTTCTCCGCCCCCACCTTCCACTACAAGACCGGGGTCGCCTTCCTGGCCTGGCTCAACGGCCACCAGCAGGCGTTCACGATGGTGGGCGGCATGCACTCCGCGCGCAGCCTGCCCCACCTCTCGCGCACCGTCGAGCTCGCCGCCACCACCGGTAATCTCGAGGACCCCGCCCTCGCCGCCGAGCGCTGGCACGCGATGCTGCGCCTGGCCGGCTACGACCTCGAGGACGCGACAGGAGCGAGCGCATGA
- a CDS encoding Gfo/Idh/MocA family protein, producing MATRRIGIIVNGATGRMGYRQHLVRSLLAIQEQGGVTLSDGDRLLPDLLLVGRNQEKLATVAERHGLTNWTTDIDAALADPEYEVYFDALVTNLRVENLKKAIAAGKAIYTEKPTAETFEDALELARLAKEHGTVGGVVHDKLYLPGLLKLRRLIDADFFGRILSVRGEFGYWVYEGDWQSAQRPSWNYRAEDGGGIVADMFPHWNYVIEELFGRIEDVYAQTATHIGERWDETGEKFTATADDAAYGVFRLEGGAVVQMNSSWDVRVHRDELVEFQVDGTNGSAVVGLHSAHIQPREATPKPVWNPDVKDGHDYRADWIEVPDNAGPDGFDNGFKVQWEGFLRHVAEEPKDSAYPYDFLSGARGVRLAEAGLASSAEGRRIDLDPLTEV from the coding sequence ATGGCCACACGCAGGATCGGGATCATCGTCAACGGCGCCACCGGGCGTATGGGCTATCGCCAGCACCTGGTGCGCTCGCTGCTGGCGATCCAGGAGCAGGGCGGCGTCACATTGTCCGACGGCGACAGGCTCCTGCCCGACCTGCTGCTGGTGGGCCGCAATCAGGAGAAGCTGGCCACCGTCGCCGAGCGCCACGGCCTGACGAACTGGACGACCGACATCGACGCCGCGCTGGCCGACCCCGAGTACGAGGTCTACTTCGACGCGCTGGTGACGAACCTGCGGGTGGAGAACCTCAAGAAGGCGATCGCGGCCGGCAAGGCGATCTACACCGAGAAGCCCACCGCCGAGACCTTCGAGGACGCCCTCGAGCTCGCGCGCCTCGCCAAGGAGCACGGCACCGTGGGCGGCGTCGTCCACGACAAGCTGTACCTGCCCGGCCTGCTCAAGCTGCGTCGCCTGATCGACGCCGACTTCTTCGGCCGCATCCTCTCCGTGCGCGGCGAGTTCGGCTACTGGGTCTACGAGGGTGACTGGCAGAGCGCCCAGCGCCCCTCCTGGAACTACCGCGCGGAGGACGGCGGCGGCATCGTCGCCGACATGTTCCCGCACTGGAACTACGTCATCGAGGAGCTCTTCGGTCGCATCGAGGACGTCTACGCCCAGACCGCCACGCACATCGGGGAGCGCTGGGACGAGACGGGCGAGAAATTCACCGCCACGGCCGACGACGCCGCCTACGGCGTCTTCCGCCTCGAGGGCGGGGCCGTGGTGCAGATGAACTCCAGCTGGGACGTGCGCGTCCATCGCGACGAGCTGGTGGAGTTCCAGGTCGACGGCACGAACGGCTCCGCCGTCGTCGGCCTGCACAGCGCGCACATCCAGCCCCGCGAGGCGACTCCCAAGCCGGTATGGAACCCCGACGTGAAGGACGGCCACGACTACCGCGCCGACTGGATCGAGGTGCCCGACAACGCCGGGCCCGACGGCTTCGACAACGGCTTCAAGGTGCAGTGGGAGGGCTTCCTCCGCCACGTGGCCGAGGAGCCGAAGGATTCCGCGTACCCGTACGACTTCCTCTCCGGCGCCCGCGGCGTGCGCCTGGCAGAAGCGGGCCTCGCCAGCTCGGCCGAGGGCCGCCGCATCGACCTCGACCCGCTGACGGAGGTGTGA